The following is a genomic window from Deltaproteobacteria bacterium.
CGTACCTGACGGTGAAGGACAGCGACTACGTGAAGTGGCACGCCAAGCAGGGGCTCACCCTCGCGGGCACGGTGATCGTGGCGGAGATCGCCCTGGGCATCGTGATGAGCATCCTCACCGCCATCATCCACGCCTTCGGCATCCTCTTCAGCTGCATGATGCCGCTCATCGGCCTGGGCATCCTGGGCACGTCCATCTACTGCATGGTGAAGGCGTTCGCCGGCGAGCGCTGGCGCATCCCCGTGGTCGCCGACCTGGCAGAGAAGTGGTAGCTCGCGGCGGGCTCGTTTCGCTTTCGCTCCCGGCGCGCCCTCGCTAAATAGGGCGCGTTCGGAGGGCGGAGGAACAATGAAGCTCGCAGAGCGGGTGAAGGCAGCGCAGCCGTCGGTGACGCTGGCGCTGAACGCGAAGGCCCAGCAGATGGCGGCCGAGGGCCGCGACGTGGTGAGCCTGGCCGCAGGCGAGCCCGACTTCGACACGCCCGCGCACATCGGCGACGCGGCCATCGCGGCCATCAAGGCCGGCTTCACCAAGTACACGCCGACGCGTGGCATCCCCGAGCTGCGCAAGGCCATCTGCGCCAAGCTCGAGAAGGACAACGGGCTCAAGTACACGCCCGAGCAGGTGCTCGTCAGCGCGGGCGCCAAGCACTCGCTCTACAACGTGTTCCAGGCGCTGCTCGAGCCGGGCGACGAGGCGATCATCTTCTCGCCGTTCTGGGTGAGCTACCCGGACATGGTGGCGCTCGCGGGCGCCAAGCCCGTCTTCGTGGAGACGCGCGCCGCCGACGGCTTCGTGCCCAGCGTGGAAGCGTTCAAGAAGGCGCTCACGCCGAAGACGAAGGCCGTGATCCTCAACTCGCCGAACAACCCCACGAGCGCGCTCTGGCCGGGCGAGGTGCTCGAGGGAATCGGCAAGGCGCTGGTGGGCAAGGACATCGCCGTCGTCAGCGACGACATCTACGAGAAGCTCGTCTACGACGGGAAGTTCGAGAGCATCTTGAATCGCGTGCCCGAGCTCGCGGGCCAGACGGTGGTCATCAACGGCGTGTCCAAGAGCTACGCCATGACCGGCTGGCGCATCGGCTACGCGGCGGGTCCGAAGGACATCATCGACGGGATGTCGCGCATTCAGGACCAGAGCACGAGCTGCCCGAACTCCATTGCCCAGAAGGCGGCCTTGGCGGCGCTCACCGGTTCGGAAGCGCCGATGCAGGCGATGGTGGCCGAGTTCGCCAAGCGCG
Proteins encoded in this region:
- a CDS encoding pyridoxal phosphate-dependent aminotransferase, whose translation is MKLAERVKAAQPSVTLALNAKAQQMAAEGRDVVSLAAGEPDFDTPAHIGDAAIAAIKAGFTKYTPTRGIPELRKAICAKLEKDNGLKYTPEQVLVSAGAKHSLYNVFQALLEPGDEAIIFSPFWVSYPDMVALAGAKPVFVETRAADGFVPSVEAFKKALTPKTKAVILNSPNNPTSALWPGEVLEGIGKALVGKDIAVVSDDIYEKLVYDGKFESILNRVPELAGQTVVINGVSKSYAMTGWRIGYAAGPKDIIDGMSRIQDQSTSCPNSIAQKAALAALTGSEAPMQAMVAEFAKRAKLIAAGLRKLPGVTCSEPKGAFYALPDVSAWMTKKYKGAPVGNSMRLAEILLNDFEMAVVPGGPFGAEGHIRLSFAASTEMLEKALQRLGALAAKLE
- a CDS encoding DUF4870 domain-containing protein, encoding MADLQPAQPATPDTVRDQDKIMLVLAYFGIFALIPYLTVKDSDYVKWHAKQGLTLAGTVIVAEIALGIVMSILTAIIHAFGILFSCMMPLIGLGILGTSIYCMVKAFAGERWRIPVVADLAEKW